The following coding sequences are from one Triticum aestivum cultivar Chinese Spring chromosome 5A, IWGSC CS RefSeq v2.1, whole genome shotgun sequence window:
- the LOC123105194 gene encoding S-adenosyl-L-methionine-dependent tRNA 4-demethylwyosine synthase — MPPSPAAAAASGTSHLALLLLLSSSSLFFLYKSIALRRLRRTLRPSPSPSSSSPAAAAAAPTLLYASATGTSKALAERLSARLADAGLPARATDAAAFDPDDLPSVPLLLLVLPTHDAGAPPPGAAFLARWLAETAADFRAGALLLSGLRFAVFGVGSRAYGDTFNAAARSFSRWLRALGAVEVLPVGEGDVDEGDLDDVFEEWCGRVLRVVKGEEVEDDAVDGETNGFDGLEGEESDYDDDDDEEEEEEVASGEVDMEDIAGKATAKKQNGKVESALPNGGQNGARAMVTPIIRASLEKQGYKIVGSHSGVKICRWTKSQLRGRGGCYKHSFYGIESHRCMEATPSLACANKCVFCWRHHTNPVGKSWKWKMDDPLDIVNTAIDEHRKMVKQMKGVPGVKPERLAEGLSPRHCALSLVGEPIMYPEINTLVDDLHRRHISTFLVTNAQFPEKIKALKPITQLYVSVDAATKESLKAVDRPLFSDFWERLLDSLKSLHDKDQRTVYRLTLVKGWNVEEIDAYANLLKLGQPDFIEIKGVTYCGSSATSKLTMENVPWHADVKEFSEVLASKSGGIYELACEHVHSCCVLLAKVDKFKINGKWHTWIDYDRFNELVTSGKPFKSSDYMAVTPSWAVYGADEGGFDPDQARFKKERRHGAAALKG, encoded by the exons ATGCCCCCCTCCCCggcggccgcggccgcctccgGCACCTCccacctcgccctcctcctcctgctctcctcctcctccctcttcttcctctacaagtccatcgccctccgccgcctccgccgcaccctacgcccctccccttccccatcctcctcctcccccgccgccgccgccgccgccccgaccctcctCTACGCGTCGGCCACGGGCACCTCCAAGGCCCTGGCGGAGCGCCTCTCGGCCCGCCTCGCGGACGCCGGGCTGCCCGCCCgcgccaccgacgccgccgccttcgacccGGACGACCTCCCCTCGGTCCCGCTCCTCCTGCTCGTCCTCCCCACCCACGACGCCGGGGCGCCCCCGCCCGGCGCCGCCTTCCTCGCGCGCTGGCTCGCGGAGACCGCCGCCGACTTCCGCGCCGGCGCGCTGCTCCTCTCGGGCCTCCGCttcgccgtcttcggcgtcggctCCCGCGCCTACGGCGACACCTTCAACGCCGCCGCCAGGAGCTTCTCCCGGTGGCTCCGCGCGCTGGGGGCTGTCGAGGTGCTGCCCGTCGGGGAGGGCGACGTGGATGAGGGGGACCTCGACGACGTCTTCGAGGAGTGGTGCGGGAGGGTGCTCAGGGTGGTCAAAGGGGAGGAGGTTGAGGACGATGCGGTCGATGGAGAGACCAATGGATTTGATGGATTGGAAGGGGAGGAGTCCGAttatgatgacgatgatgacgaggaagaggaggaggaggtggctagTGGGGAGGTTGACATGGAGGACATTGCCGGCAAGGCGACAGCAAAGAAGCAGAATGGGAAGGTGGAGAGTGCTTTGCCCAATGGAGGGCAGAATGGTGCGAGGGCCATGGTCACGCCCATCATCAGGGCGAGCTTGGAGAAACAA GGCTACAAAATTGTTGGTTCCCATAGCGGGGTGAAGATTTGTAGATGGACGAAGTCACAGCTTCGAGGTCGTGGAGGCTGTTACAAGCACTCATTTTATGGCATAGAAAGCCACAG ATGCATGGAAGCAACTCCAAGTTTGGCTTGTGCAAATAAGTGTGTGTTCTGTTGGAGGCATCACACAAATCCTGTTGGGAAGAGTTGGAAGTGGAAGATGGATGATCCTCTTGACATTGTTAATACTGCCATTGACGAACACAGGAAGATGGTTAAGCAAATGAAAGGCGTGCCAG GAGTAAAGCCAGAGCGACTAGCAGAGGGTCTATCCCCTAGACATTGTGCATTATCTCTTGTTGGCGAACCAATTATGTACCCAGAGATAAATACTCTGGTTGATGACCTACATCGCAGACACATATCTACGTTTCTGGTTACAAATGCTCAATTTCCTGAGAAGATCAAGGCTCTGAAACCCATCACCCAG CTGTATGTCAGTGTGGATGCAGCTACAAAAGAAAGCCTGAAGGCTGTTGACAGGCCACTCTTTTCGGACTTCTGGGAGCGTCTTCTG GATTCGCTCAAGTCCCTGCATGACAAAGATCAAAGGACGGTGTACCGACTGACATTGGTCAAAGGCTGGAATGTGGAAGAGATTGATGCATATGCAAACTTACTAAAACTTGGGCAACCTGATTTCATTGAAATCAAGGGTGTAACATACTGTGGCTC GTCAGCAACTTCAAAGTTGACAATGGAAAATGTCCCATGGCACGCTGACGTTAAAGAATTCTCTGAGGTGCTGGCATCAAAAAGTGGTGGCATATATGAATTAGCCTGTGAGCATGTGCATTCATGCTGTGTCCTACTTGCAAAGGTGGACAAGTTCAAGATCAATGGAAAATGGCATACCTGGATAGATTACGACCGATTCAATGAACTG GTGACATCTGGAAAGCCTTTCAAGAGCAGCGATTACATGGCTGTGACGCCTTCATGGGCCGTCTATGGCGCAGACGAAGGTGGCTTTGATCCAGATCAAGCTCGCTTCAAGAAGGAAAGGCGCCATGGAGCTGCAGCACTCAAAGGCTAA
- the LOC123105195 gene encoding protein AE7-like 1 has product MTVGMINANPVVHERPERAAHPAHAALDALDVFDTVRDIKDPEHPYSLEQLSVLSQESVSVDEKLGHIQITFTPTVQHCSMATVIGLCLRLKLMQNFPPHYKIDIKVAPGSLANEESVNKQLNDKERVAAALENPNLRQLVDDCLCSDHSSSY; this is encoded by the exons atgaCGGTGGGGATGATCAACGCGAACCCGGTGGTGCACGAGCGGCCGGAGCGCGCCGCCCACCCCGCGCACGCGGCGCTCGACGCGCTCGACGTCTTCG ATACGGTGCGGGACATCAAGGACCCGGAGCACCCCTACTCGCTGGAGCAGCTCAGCGTGCTCTCCCAGGAGTCCGTCTCCGTCGACGAGAAGCTCGGCCACATCCA GATAACCTTCACCCCAACTGTGCAACACTGCAGTATGGCCACAGTGATTGGTCTGTGCCTCAGGCTTAAATTGATGCAAAACTTTCCTCCGCATTACAAG ATTGACATAAAAGTTGCTCCAGGATCTCTTGCTAATGAAGAATCAG TAAACAAGCAGCTGAACGACAAGGAGAGAGTCGCGGCGGCCTTGGAGAACCCCAACCTCCGGCAGTTGGTGGACGATTGCCTCTGCTCAGATCACTCATCCTCATATTAG
- the LOC123105192 gene encoding pentatricopeptide repeat-containing protein At2g22070, with translation MRDAAALELHAGAPRTALAAAADHCARLLRQCGAAANPGAGRAVHARAVKAGLLASAYLCNNLLSYYAAAGGGGALGLREARRLFDEVPAAQRNVFTWNSLLSSYAKSGQLADARALFAEMPERDAVSWTVMVVGLNRARRFGEAVEAFLDMVGDRLAPTQFTLTNVLSSCAAAEAGGAGRRVHSFAVKLGLGGCVPVANSVLNMYGKCGDAETARAVFERMPARSVSSWNAMVSLDARLGRMDLALSLFESMPDRTIVSWNAVITGYNQNGLDAKALWFFSRMLCDSSSMVPDEFTITSVLSACANLCMVSIGKQVHAYILRSGMPCVGQVTNALISMYAKSGSVENARGVMDQAVVADLNVISFTALLEGYVKLGDMKRAREIFDIMTNRDVVAWTAMIVGYEQNGYNDEAMELFRSMIRSGPDPNSYTLAAVLSVCASLACLDYGKQIHCKAIRSLQEQSSSVSNAIVTMYARSGSLPLARRVFDRVRWRNETVTWTSMIVALAQHGLGGDAVGLFEEMLRVGVKPDRITYVGVLSACTHAGFVDQGRMYYQQMQDKHGIVPEMSHYACMVDLLARSGLLSEAQEFIGQMPVEPDAIAWGALLSACRVHKDADLAELAAEKLLSIDPGNSGAYSALCNVYAACGRWGDAAMAWKRRKDGGVRKETGFSWTHVRGRVHVFGADDTLHPQREAVYRMAAKMWQDIKKAGFVPDLQSVLHDVDDELKEEMLSRHSEKLAIAFGLLATPEGTTLRVMKNLRVCNDCHTAIKFISKVADREIILRDATRFHHFRDGLCSCKDYW, from the coding sequence ATGCGAGATGCCGCCGCCCTGGAGCTCCACGCCGGGGCGCCGCGGacggcgctcgccgccgccgccgaccactgCGCGCGCCTCctgcggcagtgcggcgcggccGCCAACCCGGGCGCCGGGCGCGCCGTCCACGCGCGCGCCGTCAAGGCCGGCCTCCTCGCCAGCGCCTACCTCTGCAACAACCTCCTCTCCTACtacgccgccgccggaggaggcgGCGCCCTCGGCCTCCGGGAGGCGCGGCGCCTGTTCGACGAGGTCCCCGCGGCGCAGCGGAACGTGTTCACCTGGAACTCGCTGCTGTCGAGCTACGCCAAGTCGGGCCAACTGGCCGACGCGCGCGCCCTGTTCGCGGAAATGCCCGAGCGCGACGCCGTGTCGTGGACCGTCATGGTCGTGGGGCTCAACCGCGCCCGCCGCTTCGGGGAGGCCGTCGAGGCGTTCCTGGACATGGTTGGGGACAGGCTGGCGCCGACGCAGTTCACGCTCACAAACGTGCTCTCGTCGTGCGCGGCCGCGGAGGCCGGCGGGGCCGGGAGGAGGGTGCACTCCTTCGCCGTCAAGCTCGGGCTGGGCGGCTGCGTGCCCGTGGCCAACTCGGTGCTCAACATGTACGGCAAGTGCGGGGACGCCGAGACAGCGAGGGCTGTGTTTGAGAGGATGCCGGCGCGGAGCGTGTCGAGCTGGAACGCCATGGTGTCGCTCGACGCCCGTCTGGGGAGGATGGACCTTGCTTTGTCCTTGTTCGAGAGCATGCCGGACCGGACCATTGTCTCATGGAACGCGGTCATCACGGGGTACAACCAGAATGGGCTTGACGCCAAGGCACTGTGGTTCTTCTCCCGGATGCTGTGCGATTCTTCTTCCATGGTGCCGGATGAATTCACAATCACCAGTGTCCTGTCAGCTTGCGCCAACCTTTGCATGGTGAGCATCGGAAAGCAGGTGCATGCATACATCTTACGGAGCGGAATGCCGTGCGTCGGTCAGGTCACCAATGCCCTCATCTCAATGTATGCCAAGTCCGGCAGCGTTGAGAATGCCAGGGGGGTGATGGACCAGGCAGTGGTGGCCGATCTGAATGTGATATCCTTCACCGCTCTCCTGGAAGGCTATGTCAAGCTTGGAGATATGAAGCGTGCAAGGGAGATCTTCGATATCATGACCAACCGAGATGTCGTCGCCTGGACTGCGATGATCGTCGGCTACGAGCAGAATGGTtacaacgacgaggccatggagcTCTTCAGGTCAATGATCAGAAGCGGACCAGACCCAAACAGCTATACGCTCGCTGCTGTTCTTAGCGTCTGCGCGAGCCTGGCATGTCTTGACTACGGCAAGCAGATCCACTGTAAGGCCATCAGATCACTGCAGGAACAATCCAGCTCCGTCAGCAACGCCATCGTCACCATGTACGCGAGGTCAGGCAGCCTGCCATTGGCGAGGAGGGTGTTTGATCGGGTCCGCTGGCGCAACGAGACGGTGACATGGACGTCGATGATCGTAGCCTTGGCGCAGCATGGCCTGGGAGGAGACGCCGTTGGCCTGTTTGAAGAAATGCTCCGAGTCGGCGTGAAGCCGGACCGAATAACCTATGTCGGCGTGCTCTCAGCGTGCACCCATGCTGGCTTTGTGGACCAAGGGAGGATGTACTACCAGCAGATGCAGGACAAGCATGGCATCGTGCCTGAGATGAGCCACTATGCGTGCATGGTCGACCTGCTCGCCCGTAGCGGCCTGCTCTCCGAAGCTCAGGAGTTTATCGGGCAAATGCCCGTGGAGCCTGACGCGATCGCCTGGGGGGCGCTGCTCTCGGCCTGCAGGGTCCACAAGGACGCGGACCTGGCGGAGCTGGCGGCGGAGAAGCTGCTGTCGATCGACCCCGGCAACAGCGGCGCCTACTCGGCGCTCTGCAACGTCTATGCCGCCTGCGGGAGGTGGGGCGACGCGGCGATGGCTTGGAAGCGGAGGAAGGACGGAGGTGTGAGGAAAGAGACGGGGTTCAGCTGGACGCACGTGCGCGGCAGGGTCCACGTCTTCGGGGCGGATGACACCCTGCACCCGCAGAGGGAGGCTGTCTACAGGATGGCTGCCAAGATGTGGCAGGATATCAAGAAGGCTGGCTTCGTGCCGGACCTCCAGTCGGTCCTGCACGACGTCGATgacgagctcaaggaggagatgcTGAGCCGGCACAGTGAGAAGCTCGCCATCGCGTTCGGCCTCCTGGCCACGCCGGAGGGGACGACGCTGCGGGTCATGAAGAACCTGCGGGTGTGCAACGACTGCCACACGGCGATCAAGTTCATCTCCAAAGTCGCGGACAGGGAGATCATCCTGCGGGACGCCACGAGGTTCCACCATTTCAGGGATGGGTTATGTTCTTGCAAAGATTATTGGTAG